The genomic region AGAAATTGCCACTTTTCTGGAAGTTTTGCGTAATTTTCCCGTGTAATGGGAGTGTGATTTTTCAAGTTTGCAGACGTTTCTCTTGTGTTCCGTTGGTATGCTGATGGCTGTCCGGGGCGTGTTTTCCCGGGTGTTGTCCGCATCATTCCTGTGCAATGATGGCGGCGAGGTCGGGTGGTGTGGGGAACGATTTGCAGTTGATGTGTTCCATCTGTTTCCGTCCGTTTTCGGTTATGCTGCACCGCTGGCACCGGCTGTCGTGTTTGCAGGTCTGGCGTTTCAGGTATCCTTTCCGTTCGAGTGCGGCGATTACTTTCGATGCATTGGAGCGTGTAAGCCCCATCTCGCAGGCTATTTCGCCTGCGAGAAGGCTTTCTGTGTTGGCGAGCATGCACAGCAACATGAGTTCGTTTATGTTCATGTTGAACGTGTCTTCCAGTGCCCGCTCAAACTCTATTACTGCCCGGAAGATGGCATGCACCTTGTGAATGCAGTGGTCGTCCATGCGTTTTCTGCTGTATCTTACTGTTTCAGGAGGGTTTCCTTAATCATCTGTTCCAGCTCGTTCTTGGCGTGTGCGCCTACCGACATGGTCGGCTTTCCCGTCTTCGGAATGAACAGCAGCGATGGTATTGAGCGGATGTTGAACAGTGCGGAGAGTTCTTGGTTCTTGTCTACGTCCACCTTGTACACGTCTATCTTGCCGTCGTACTGCCGTGCTATCTCTTCGAGAATGGGGGCTGTGGCTTTGCACGGACCGCACCAGGTGGCATAGAAGTCTACTATTGCGGGCTTGTCGCCCTTGAAGTTCCATGCGTCTCCGGCTGTCTTGTAGTCCATTATTTTCTCTCTGAACGTCGTTTCGTCGATTTCCATTGTCTTCATTTTGTTTCCTTTCTTTGTCTGAACCGTCTCCGGTTGTTTGTTTTCTGTTTTGTTCTTTGCTGTCGTGTTGCAGCTTCCGAGTGTGAAGACTGCTGCTGCAGCGAGCACGAAAATGTTCTTTCTCATTGTTTTCTTCTTGTTTTCGTTCTACATTTGTTTTCTTTCTGCTTTCTGTTATCCTTTCTTTTTTGTTGTCATTGTTCCTGTCTTGTACAGTGTCTTATATGTTTCCGTTGGAAACTAATGCAAAGATAGGCACTTTATCTGACTCCTACAAATTTCCAATGGAAATTATATTGCGCTGTAACTTTATTTAACTTACGATAGCATATATTGGGTGGAATGTTGCTGCATCGTTTGTCTTGTGTGGCGGTGGGGTGGGAGTGTGAGCCTGAAACCCACCTTTTTGCCTTGCGAAAGGGTGGGTTTTGGCGTGCAGAAAGGTAGTTTTTGGAAGGCAAAAAGGTTTTTTTTGAAAAGCAGCGGATTGCCTTTCGCAAGATGCTGGCGTTTAGACGATTACATGTTCCGACAGATAGAGGAAAATAGAGTTCATGGAAAAATAGGGAGACCAAGGTTTCCATGCGCCTTGGAATCCCTATAAAAAAAATCAAAACAACGAAAATATGTATGGCTTTTACAGCCATTTATGTGCGTCTACTGCTTCGCCATCTTCTTGCCGTTTACTATATAAATGCCTTTCGGAAGACGGTTCCAGTCGTTTGACAAGCGTCGTCCGTCGATGGAGAACACACCTTGCTGTGCAGTGTCTGTGTTGGTTGGAGTCTGTATTGCGGTCGGATCCTTGGTTATCACCACCTTGCTTTTCACCATCTCGCCGTTGTTCATCACGCAATGTTTCGCTGCATTGAATTCTGCGCCAGCCGGTTGCGTGATGTTGCAACCTATCAGCGTGAGCGATGCAAAGTCGCGAATGGATCCTCTCTTCGTGCCTTCGGCTGTTACTGTGGCATGGTTGATTGTCAGGTTTTCGCTTGTACTGCTGTTTCCCGATATGCCGTACATGCTGCTTTTGGCGTTTACGGTGCAGTTGTCTATGGTAAGGTTGGTTTCAATGGCATAGAAAGCGCAGTCGCTCAGGCTCTCTGCGTTGAGTGTGCCGCCCCCCGTGATGACCAGAGCTTCCCTGAATCCGATGGCAGCTTTCTTTGCTTTCAGGTTATTGACGCCAATGAGCCTTATTGCCAGCCCCTTGACTTCGGAATAGATGCCGTGCCCCTCTTCAATGTCTATCATGGCATTCTGCAGTGTGAGAACCTTGGTTGCGGGGTCGTATTTCACGGTTCCGCTGACGCCTTTGATTACGGAAAGGTCGTTGCAATTGTCGGCAGTAACCTTTATGTCTCCTATTTCCAACAGTTCCTCAGACTGTGCCTTTGCCGCCGTAGGCAATGTGAACAATGCAATGAACAGTGCGGCTGTGGCTGTGTGCATGCTTTTTGTCAGGTTAATCCTCATGGTTGTTCGTGCCTCCCTGCTTCAACTCTCTCGGAGCAACACCGTTTCGGAGGCGTGGGTGTTTGGTGATTGGTTAATTATTCTTCCGTTTTCACGCAGTACTATGTGATATTCTGCAAATTTAGTTCTTTTATTTTACATTGTCAAGTGTTTTCCAATATTTTCTTGTTGTTTGTAAATTATAGCTTCAATAAGATGGTCAGACATATCATTTTTACCTGCATTAAGATACATGTTTCTGATTAGGACGTGATGAATCGCGCCCCTACGGCTGCGAACGGGCATTCCACGCATAGCCGACATGCTGCTTTCCTCCATTTTACAGTATGCATAGACCTCTCGAGATTTCTATAATGACCTCTGCAACTTGCACAAACAAAAAGGGGACACAACCGAAGCTGCGCCCCCACACCGTTTTTTCAGTGTCAATTAAATTTAGTAATGAAATACGCGGTGTATGTTTTTACCCGCTCTGCCGTGCTTTTTACGGCACGACATTTTCCTTCTTGTTTGTCGCTTCTGTTTCCAGACAAATGGTAAACCGTTCTTTTCTTCTTC from Prevotella nigrescens harbors:
- a CDS encoding MarR family winged helix-turn-helix transcriptional regulator, with the protein product MDDHCIHKVHAIFRAVIEFERALEDTFNMNINELMLLCMLANTESLLAGEIACEMGLTRSNASKVIAALERKGYLKRQTCKHDSRCQRCSITENGRKQMEHINCKSFPTPPDLAAIIAQE
- the trxA gene encoding thioredoxin, whose product is MRKNIFVLAAAAVFTLGSCNTTAKNKTENKQPETVQTKKGNKMKTMEIDETTFREKIMDYKTAGDAWNFKGDKPAIVDFYATWCGPCKATAPILEEIARQYDGKIDVYKVDVDKNQELSALFNIRSIPSLLFIPKTGKPTMSVGAHAKNELEQMIKETLLKQ
- a CDS encoding peptidase, which encodes MHTATAALFIALFTLPTAAKAQSEELLEIGDIKVTADNCNDLSVIKGVSGTVKYDPATKVLTLQNAMIDIEEGHGIYSEVKGLAIRLIGVNNLKAKKAAIGFREALVITGGGTLNAESLSDCAFYAIETNLTIDNCTVNAKSSMYGISGNSSTSENLTINHATVTAEGTKRGSIRDFASLTLIGCNITQPAGAEFNAAKHCVMNNGEMVKSKVVITKDPTAIQTPTNTDTAQQGVFSIDGRRLSNDWNRLPKGIYIVNGKKMAKQ